The Desulfurella sp. genomic interval TTCGTTAAGCGTAAGTTTTAATTTTTTTGTATCCGCATTTATATTTCTGAGACTGCCGTTAATATTTTTTCTGTTTTTTGCAACTATATAATTTAAATTTTTAGAAAGACCTTTTATATTATGAGTTATAGAAGGCAGTTCTTTTCTTAAATTATAAGATATTGCATTAAAATTATGGATAGTTCTTGTTATCGCTGCATCGTTTTGAACAGTTAATCCATTAATATGTCTTGAAATTGCAGCAAAATTGGACAGAATAATGTCTACATTTCTCTGGTTTATATACACAAGTCTGTTTAAATTTTCAGAAAGCATAGCGATATTATGTAAAATAGCTTTGATATTTTTTTCTCCGGTCTTGGTGCCGATAGAATTTTTTAATGATTTTGAAACTTTTTCAAGATCGCCGGCAGTTTTAGAAAACTTAGTAATTAATGCAGACATGCTTTGAGGCGACATCTCGCTTCTGACAACCTCATTGTTCAAATTTTTTTCATGTTGTTCAGGGCGTTCACCCGATGCAGGTGAAATTGCAATATAAGATTCTCCAAGCAGACTTAATGACCTTATCGAAGCAATATATTGAGGATAGACTTTATATTTTGATTTAATTGTCATATAAACTCTAGCCAATCCGTTTTCTAAACTTATTTTTTTCACGGAACCTATTTTTATGCCTGCCATAGTTACTGAAGTCCCTACACCAATACCGCTGGCAGATTTGAAATAAGCAGAAATTACGTAGGTAGGCGATTTAAAAATGTGTATTTTACCGACTTTAAATGAAAAATATGCAAGTATAGCAATTACTATTACAACAAAAATACCAACTTTTGTTTCTTTATTAATATTCATAAGCTAAATAATAAAAATAATAAAAAATTAATTAAATAGAAATAGGTCCTTCCATACTTCCTGATACAAATTGCTTTACTACAGGATTATTTGAATTTTTAAAATATTCCACAGATCCATACTCTATTATTTTGCCTTCATAAAGCATAGCTATAATATCTCCTGTCTTATATGCCCCAGAAATATCATGGCTTATAACTATTCCTGTAAATTTAAATTTGTCGTGCATAGAAATAATAAGATTATTTATAACATCTGACATAATTGGATCTAATCCTGTGGTAGGTTCATCAAAAAGCATTATCTCAGGATTAAGTATCAGCGCCCTAGCAACACCAACTCTTTTTCTCATACCGCCGGATATTTCAGAAGGCATTTTCTTATCATGTCCTTCCAGTCCAACGTCTTCCAGTAATGAAAATACTTTATCTTTAATTTCACTTTCGGAAATTTTCATATGCCGTCTCAATGGAAAAGCTACATTTTCAAAAACATTCATAGAATCAAACAGGGCAGCTTCTTGAAAGAGCACACCAAATTTCATTCTTATTTTGTTAAATTCTGGCAATTTCATATCTAATAAATTTTTATTGTCAAACATTATTTTACCAGAATCTGGTTTTAATGTACCTATAATGCTTTTTATTAAGACACTTTTACCCTGACCACTTTTGCCTAATATAACAGTTATTTTACCTGCTTCTATCTTTAGATCTAAATTGTTTAAAACTACCTGATTGCCAAAAGCTTTTCTCAAATTTTTAATTTCAATCATATTAAAACAAAAATGCCGATAAAATATAATCTGCAACTAAAATTGCAACACTTGATACTACAACAGCTTTTGTTGTAGATAAACCAACACCTTTTGCCCCTTTTGAAGTATTTAGACCCATGTAGCAACCAATTGAAGAAATAATCAATCCAAATACTGCTGCTTTAATAAAACCATATGTTAAATCGCTTAATTCAAGATATTGTTTTATGTTATCAATATAAGATACTGAATTGACTTTTAGTATAAAAACACCCACAACATAGCCGCCAATATTGCCTACAACATTAGATAAAGCAACTAAAAATGGCAGCATTACTACAGTTGCAAAAATTCTTGGCGTAACAATATAATTTATAGGGTCAACTGCCATAACTTCCATAGCATCAATCTGTTCTGTAATCTTCATTGTGCCAATTTCTGCACCCATCGCAGAAATATTCCTTGCAACAATCATCAAAGCAGTAAATACAGGCGAAAGCTCTCTACCTAAAGATACAGCTACGGTGTAGCCTATCATGTTTTCTGCGCCAAATTTTCTAAAACCGTGATATATTTGCAAAGCTTCGACCATACCAATAAAAAGTGAAGTTAAAATTACAATAAAGCTTGACGTTACACCAATAGTGTAAAATTGATCTATAGTTTGTTTTATTCTCAAAGAACCTTTAAAAATATTTATTAAAGCTTTTGAAGTTAAAATAACAATACCACCCAATTGATCAATAAAATTTACTATTAAGCTCCCCAGATAAGTAAAAATAAACATTACACGTATACCTTTTTTACTCTTAAACTTTTTCCAATATTAGTAAGAATTTCATAATTAATAGTTGATGCAAAACTTGCTAAATCATCTGCATTTATTTTGTAATTTTTACTTTCTCCAATAATTATGACTTCATCACCCACTTTGGCTTCAACATTACTAACATCAATAGCAAACATGTCCATGCAAATAGTTCCTACGCTTTTACATATTTTATCGTTTACAATAACACTAAACTTATTAGACATAAACCTGAATAAACCATCAGCATAACCAAAAGCTACAATGGCAACCTGCATATCTTTATCTGCAATAAAGCTTGGACCGTAACTGACTCCTTCCCCCTTTTTTATATCGTGTTTACTTATAATAA includes:
- a CDS encoding MlaD family protein; translation: MNINKETKVGIFVVIVIAILAYFSFKVGKIHIFKSPTYVISAYFKSASGIGVGTSVTMAGIKIGSVKKISLENGLARVYMTIKSKYKVYPQYIASIRSLSLLGESYIAISPASGERPEQHEKNLNNEVVRSEMSPQSMSALITKFSKTAGDLEKVSKSLKNSIGTKTGEKNIKAILHNIAMLSENLNRLVYINQRNVDIILSNFAAISRHINGLTVQNDAAITRTIHNFNAISYNLRKELPSITHNIKGLSKNLNYIVAKNRKNINGSLRNINADTKKLKLTLNELYGISSKINNGQGTIGKLVNRNSVYDNLNGSLKGINNIVGGYSRFKVKVNMNSQYLVRSKGSVSQVNIKLEPSPGHYYELGVASVPMGYGNTYGETQTTTYTTNNPPSGQFYPSSVTTNTTQYSYSNSIKFNALIAKNFYNFTLLAGLLYSTGAVGVNYYVPDTGKNLKIYARAFGFNSDNNGVSEDINAGVAYTFYRHIFLDAGYDNITDNSQRSIYLGGGIKFTDKDLKYLIVGG
- a CDS encoding ABC transporter ATP-binding protein; protein product: MIEIKNLRKAFGNQVVLNNLDLKIEAGKITVILGKSGQGKSVLIKSIIGTLKPDSGKIMFDNKNLLDMKLPEFNKIRMKFGVLFQEAALFDSMNVFENVAFPLRRHMKISESEIKDKVFSLLEDVGLEGHDKKMPSEISGGMRKRVGVARALILNPEIMLFDEPTTGLDPIMSDVINNLIISMHDKFKFTGIVISHDISGAYKTGDIIAMLYEGKIIEYGSVEYFKNSNNPVVKQFVSGSMEGPISI
- a CDS encoding ABC transporter permease, producing MFIFTYLGSLIVNFIDQLGGIVILTSKALINIFKGSLRIKQTIDQFYTIGVTSSFIVILTSLFIGMVEALQIYHGFRKFGAENMIGYTVAVSLGRELSPVFTALMIVARNISAMGAEIGTMKITEQIDAMEVMAVDPINYIVTPRIFATVVMLPFLVALSNVVGNIGGYVVGVFILKVNSVSYIDNIKQYLELSDLTYGFIKAAVFGLIISSIGCYMGLNTSKGAKGVGLSTTKAVVVSSVAILVADYILSAFLF